Proteins co-encoded in one Bubalus bubalis isolate 160015118507 breed Murrah chromosome 7, NDDB_SH_1, whole genome shotgun sequence genomic window:
- the LOC123334368 gene encoding collagen alpha-1(II) chain, translating into MDDDQRDTDTSNRECLPTVPKIRTCRGGPKFQEGSAWESQRSSEGRQVKSQRELTGKPRGARGVCQGPGGPLGPGSQESGHCLRLRPTSGGEPGPASHRRLTSLPPGRPGPRAGLETAAPDLHVRRLGFPSQRLLLLPQALRSGLGTPGSPSSRPSAQPRRSASHPPPLPAPEAGGGRRGRGRVVECATRRRGSAALSRRHHSALRRGAGLASATAAGGRRAAGAWRGDTAALRPAGEEQPHSSQPREGGWAAEWGGVSESREGLPRRPGGSLLSASPAPAGFGPRPLVRPRAQVGRVGPPRLGGPGDPDPQAPASPSPLSEQVPAWPILPYRARPPPPRAKA; encoded by the exons ATGGACGACGatcaaagagacacagataccaGTAACCGGGAATGCCTCCCTACAGTACCCAAAATCAGAACTTGCAGA GGTGGCCCCAAGTTCCAAGAAGGTTCCGCCTGGGAAAGCCAAAGGAGCTCGGAGGGCCGCCAGGTCAAGTCCCAACgggagctaacagggaagccccgGGGGGCGAGAGGGGTGTGTCAAGGGCCCGGAGGCCCGCTGGGGCCGGGAAGCCAGGAAAGCGGCCACTGCCTCCGCCTTCGCCCGACTTCGGGCGGCGAGCCAGGGCCCGCCTCTCACCGACGCCTCACTTCCCTTCCGCCCGGGCGACCGGGCCCGCGGGCCGGACTGGAGACCGCCGCGCCGGACCTCCACGTCCGGAGGTTGGGGTTTCCGTCCCAGCGCCTCCTGCTGCTGCCTCAGGCCCTCCGCTCGGGTTTGGGGACCCCGGGATCCCCTTCTTCCCGACCCTCAGCCCAGCCCCGCCGCTCCGCCTCCCACCCGCCGCCTTTACCTGCTCCAGAAGCAGGCGGAGGGCGTCGAGGCCGGGGCCGCGTCGTCGAGTGTGCGACGCGGCGCCGCGGGTCCGCAGCCCTTTCCCGCCGCCACCACAGCGCTCTCCGGCGCGGCGCAGGGCTGGCGAGCGCGACGGCCGCCGGGGGGAGACGCGCGGCGGGCGCCTGGCGAGGAGACACTGCCGCTCTCCGTCCGGCCGGGGAAGAGCAGCCGCACAGCAGCCAGCCGCGAGAGGGCGGGTGGGCGGCCGAATGGGGAGGGGTCTCGGAGAGCAGGGAAGGGCTGCCACGTCGCCCAGGTGGATCGCTGCTCtccgcctcccccgcccccgccggctTCGGGCCGCGACCTCTGGTTCGTCCTCGGGCTCAGGTGGGGCGCGTCGGACCGCCCCGCCTTGGCGGCCCCGGTGACCCCGACCCGCAGGCTCCCGCCTCTCCGTCTCCCCTCAGTGAGCAGGTCCCGGCCTGGCCCATTCTGCCGTATCGGGCCCGCCCTCCCCCGCCTCGAGCGAAAGCTTGA